Proteins co-encoded in one Malus sylvestris chromosome 9, drMalSylv7.2, whole genome shotgun sequence genomic window:
- the LOC126634033 gene encoding heat shock 70 kDa protein 15-like, translating to MSVVGFDFGNESGIVAVARQRGIDVVLNDESKRETPALVCFGEKQRFIGTAGAASALMNPKNTISQIKRLIGKQFSDPVLQRDIKSLPFAVSEGPDGYPLIHARYLGEAKTFTPTQVLGMLFSDLKIIAEKNLNAAVVDCCIGIPVYFTDLQRRAVMDAAKIAGLNPLRLFHETTATALAYGIYKTDLPENDQLNVAFVDVGHASMQVCIAGFKKGQLKILAHSFDQSLGGRDFDEVLFHHFAAKFKEEYKIDVLQNARACLRLRTACEKLKKMLSANPVVPLNIECLMEEKDVRGIIKRDEFELISIPILERVKGPLEKALLDAQLSIEDIHTVEVVGSGSRVPAIIKILTDFFKKEPRRTMNASECVARGCALQCAILSPTFKVREFQVNESFPFSISLSWKGSGPDAQNGAAENNQNTLVFPKGNPIPSIKALTFFRSGTFSVDVQYADDSDLQAHAKISTYTIGPFQSVKSERAKLKVKARLNLHGIVSVDSATLLEEEEIEVPVTKEQTKEAAKMETDEAPSDVAPPSTKETDVSMQDAKDTADAPGAENVVPESGEKPVQMETDAKADAKKIKVRKTNIPVTELVYGGMPPNEVQKAIEKEFEMALQDRVMEETKDKKNAVEAYVYDMRNKLNDKYHEFVTESERETFIARLQEVEDWLYEDGEDETKGVYIAKLEELKKQGDPIEDRVKEHAERGTVIDQLAYCVNSYREAAASNDAKFEHIDLADKQKVLNECVEAEAWLREKKQQQDLLPKYANPVLLSADVRRKAEAVDRFCRPIMTKPKPAPAKPAAPETPPTPPPQGSEQPQGGDADANPGPMENPADGDNEAPQATTEPMETDKPEAPQGSA from the exons ATGAGTGTGGTGGGGTTTGATTTTGGTAATGAGAGCGGCATTGTGGCCGTAGCCAGGCAGAGGGGTATTGACGTTGTGCTCAATGATGAGTCCAAACGTGAAACTCCGGCCCTTGTTTGTTTCGGTGAGAAGCAGCGGTTCATTGGGACAGCTGGGGCTGCTTCCGCATTGATGAACCCCAAGAACACAATTTCCCAGATTAAACGCTTGATTGGTAAGCAATTCTCTGATCCTGTGTTGCAGAGGGATATCAAGTCCTTGCCTTTTGCTGTTTCTGAAGGGCCTGATGGATATCCATTGATTCATGCCCGTTATTTGGGAGAAGCAAAGACATTTACACCTACCCAAGTTCTTGGAATGCTGTTTTCTGATCTGAAAATCATAGCCGAGAAGAATCTCAATGCAGCTGTTGTCGATTGCTGTATTGGGATTCCAGTGTATTTTACTGATCTCCAACGAAGAGCTGTTATGGATGCAGCAAAAATTGCTGGATTGAACCCTCTTCGCTTGTTCCATGAAACTACAGCAACTGCTTTGGCTTATGGTATTTACAAGACGGATTTACCAGAAAATGACCAATTGAATGTTGCCTTTGTTGATGTTGGGCATGCTAGCATGCAAGTTTGCATTGCTGGTTTCAAGAAAGGGCAGCTGAAAATATTGGCTCATTCCTTTGACCAGTCTTTGGGAGGTAGGGACTTTGATGAAGTACTGTTCCACCACTTTGCAGCAAAATTCAAGGAAGAGTACAAAATTGATGTTTTACAGAATGCAAGGGCTTGCCTTCGCCTTCGTACCGCTTGTGAGAAGTTGAAGAAGATGCTTAGTGCAAATCCTGTGGTACCTTTGAATATAGAGTGTTTAATGGAAGAGAAGGATGTTAGGGGAATTATTAAGCGGGATGAATTTGAGCTGATTAGTATTCCTATTTTGGAACGTGTGAAGGGACCTTTGGAGAAGGCCCTTCTTGATGCACAGCTTTCAATAGAGGACATTCACACAGTTGAGGTTGTCGGTTCAGGCTCTCGTGTTCCTGCTATAATCAAGATATTGACAGATTTCTTCAAAAAGGAGCCTAGGCGAACTATGAATGCAAGTGAGTGCGTTGCCAGGGGTTGTGCTTTGCAATGTGCAATTCTTAGTCCAACATTCAAAGTTAGAGAGTTTCAG GTTAATGAGAGCTTCCCATTTTCAATTTCCTTGTCCTGGAAAGGTTCTGGTCCAGACGCTCAGAACGGAGCAGCTGAGAACAACCAAAATACCCTTGTTTTCCCCAAGGGAAATCCTATCCCAAGTATCAAGGCCCTTACATTTTTCAGATCGGGTACTTTTTCAGTTGATGTGCAGTATGCTGATGATAGTGATTTGCAGGCACATGCAAAAATCAGCACATATACG ATTGGTCCTTTCCAGTCTGTTAAAAGTGAGCGAGCAAAACTAAAGGTCAAAGCTCGCCTAAATCTGCATGGGATTGTGTCTGTAGACTCAGCAACT cttttggaagaagaagaaattgaggTTCCTGTCACAAAAGAGCAAACAAAGGAGGCTGCTAAGATGGAGACTGATGAGGCACCCAGTGATGTGGCTCCCCCAAGTACCAAAGAGACTGATGTGAGCATGCAAGATGCTAAGGACACTGCTGATGCTCCAGGTGCTGAAAATGTTGTTCCCGAGTCCGGGGAAAAGCCTGTGCAAATGGAAACTGATGCGAAG GCTGATGCTAAAAAGATAAAGGTAAGGAAAACAAACATTCCTGTGACAGAGCTAGTTTATGGAGGGATGCCACCAAATGAAGTGCAGAAGGCAATTGAGAAGGAGTTTGAAATGGCCTTACAAGACCGTGTTATGGAAGAAACAAAAGACAAGAAAAATGCTGTAGAGGCATACGTCTATGACATGAGAAACAAG CTCAATGACAAGTATCATGAATTTGTCACTGAATCTGAGAGGGAAACGTTTATTGCTAGACTTCAGGAGGTGGAGGACTGGCTGTATGAAGATGGTGAAGACGAAACCAAAGGAGTTTACATTGCCAAACTTGAGGAGCTGAAGAAG CAAGGTGACCCCATTGAAGATCGAGTCAAGGAGCATGCGGAGAGGGGAACAGTGATTGATCAACTTGCTTACTGTGTCAATAGTTACAGAGAAGCTGCAGCATCAAATGATGCAAAATTTGAACACATTGATCTGGCCGATAAACAGAAG GTATTGAACGAGTGTGTTGAAGCTGAGGCCTGGTTAAGAGAGAAAAAGCAGCAACAGGATCTGCTCCCCAAATATGCCAACCCAGTACTCTTATCAGCTGATGTGAGACGGAAGGCTGAAGCAGTTGACAG GTTCTGCAGACCGATAATGACGAAACCCAAACCAGCACCAGCCAAGCCAGCTGCTCCTGAAACTCCACCAACCCCACCTCCTCAGGGAAGTGAGCAACCTCAGGGCGGAGATGCAGATGCCAATCCCGGTCCCATGGAGAATCCTGCTGATGGCGACAATGAGGCCCCACAGGCTACTACAGAACCAATGGAAACCGACAAGCCAGAAGCTCCACAAGGTTCTGCGTAG